A region of the Aphelocoma coerulescens isolate FSJ_1873_10779 chromosome 7, UR_Acoe_1.0, whole genome shotgun sequence genome:
ttccctccccaggTACCAGCATCATTGATGACAGGCAAGGCGGAGACACGGCGATCCACAAAAATCTCCAAGGCAGTGTAGATCGGGGCAGTCTCGGGCACAACAGCCAAATCACGGAAGGTGCCAATGCACAGTTCCTGCACTGTTTTCTTCAGGAAGCGTGGCTTGGGAATGGTAGAACCCTTCGatgggacagggcagggctgggctggcacctATGCACAGCTTGACACCCTTGTCTGTGCCCCTACACACCAGCcacgtgtgtgcacacacagcccCGGCACTCACAAAGATGTGGAGAAACTTGAGGATGCGCTTGTGCGTCAGGATGTGCAGGACATTTCCTGAGACAGGCTCAATGACAGGCAGGCGGTGGATTTTGTGCTTGATCAGGGAGTAGACAGCGTCGAAGAGGCTGTGGGTGATGGGGACATTGTGGGGGGATAGGGCTGCAttccaggcacacacacacccccactcCAAGGTGTGTGCTCTCCCCCCCAGCGGGCAGGCTCTCACCTATCAGTCGGAGAGATGTAGACTAGTGGCTTGAAGGAGCCCTGCAGGTACACCTCTGCTAAGGGAGAGAGCTATGAGAGGGGGTCCTCCAGCCCTCTGTTGCAGCCCCACAACACCAGAGCCCACCTCTGTGTGACAACATCAGCCCAGCCACCCACATCACCCCATGATTTTTACCTCTCCAGGTCTCAATCTTGTGCTCCTCCAACTCATAGATCTGAACCTGAAGGCAAGGAAATGCCCTGGTCGTGGTGGTTCCATGGGGTACTGAGGGCACTCTGAGACACTgcccccttccctgggcatcACACCCCATCACCCAAGCACAGGGATTACATTCTGGAGGCCAAGCAGGGGAGCAACCAGCAGATGCTGCTCTGGCCCAGAATCATCCCCTAGTCATTGTCTAGTGATTAAGAAGGGACCAGGAGTGGTGGGgacagctgctccctgccccatGCATGTCCTGATCCCCCGAGCCCTCCTCACTGCACTCACCAGAGGCGAGCGGTAGTAGCGGTGGAGGATGTTGATGAAGTCGGTGATGGTGAGCATCCCTGTGGAGATGTGTGGGACTGGCAGCGCTGCCTGCACCCTCTCTGccaggcaggggagggggcCACACATCGCTGCTGGCACTCACCCACAAAGCTCTGCATCTTGCTGTCCCAGAGAGGGGCAGCACGCACCCCGTTGGCCACCAGTGCCACAAAGGCTTTCTTGATCTGCTGGCAGAGTGTGGAAGGGTTCAGAGGGTCCCCAAGCCTGCTTCTtcactgcccatccccactcaTCCCCCAGGTTATCACCTCCAGGGAGATGTCGAAGATGACAAGCTTGCAGCTGGTGGGGATGGCATCATAACAGCAGTGGCTCATCAAGAAGTGCATATAGATGTCAGCATCAGGGTTCTGAAACTCAGACGCTGGGCCCAGCCCCAGTATCTCATTTCCCAGTGTGAAGGTGACAGGTCTCCTgtattcttcctcctcctcttcctcctccttgggGCATACAGCCTTCGGCAACCCTGCAGGCAAAgccaccccagccctggccagtgagctgagctgctgggtCTCAGCACCCTCCCACCTGGGGGGGAGCAGGGAATGCTCCCGAAAGAGCCCCCCTGTTCCCCATTCCACAGGGGCAGCACATAGCACTGCAGTTCTCCAGCCTGGGGCACACTCCAGCTGAGGAGAGGGGTATGGGCAGGGTGGGCAGAGGACCGATGCACTGGTCGCACAAATAAGGCAGTCCCCCCTGCTACACACCTAGACTCTTCCTGCTACGCACCTTCCTCCTCAGGGCACGCAGCAGCATCCAGCAGCGCCACCTGAGAGGGCACACAGCAAGAGGGGTCAGCAGGAGTCAACCCAATCTTTCGCCCCCATCCATGGATTCTGCCTGCAcccacccagctgctctggTCCACCCAAGCCGGGCAGAGAGGACTGTCCTTTCAGGGCGGGGATGGGGGCTGGGCTCAgtccccagccctcctgggcaccCCCCACCAGCCCAGGAGCCCAGAGCCTGCAGTCTCCATGGTGGCTCCAGTCCAGGACACCCAGCTTGTCCTCCTGCTCTGGGGAGACAGCGGGGGTTTCCAGAGCAGGACAAGGCATGGGTGGCAGGACCTCCTGCCTTCTCTCTCGGAGGTTGGAGCCCAGCATGTCCCACAGCGGCTCTGCGCCCATTCTCTCCCAATCCCAAGGTGTAAATCCCAGTCTTACTTCTTCCCATGCCAAGAGCCTCACCAGCCCCATTGGCCCCTCCCGGGGACCAGGTTCATCCCAGGAAACCTACACTAACAAAGCGGCAGCCTGAGAAGGAAGGGAGGCCACAGGGCCGGACAGCTGACCCTGTTCCCCCAGTCCACAGGAGACTCTACTGTAGTACAGCAGCACGTGCAGAGGGAAGAGCAACCCCAGCCACAACTTGCCTGACAGGGCCAAAGTTTACAGGCCACCCTAAAATAACgaaggcacagggacagggaccacTGCCTAAGGAGCCTAAGAGCCAACACCAAGAAGAGACCCTACAACACCGTCCCCCAACCGTTCCCAAGGAGCTTGGCACAGCTGGGACGAGGACGTCCTTGTCCCCATGGCTGCATGGCCGTGGGAAGGGGCCCATCAGCCGCCCACATTCCCCCACCCCAGGGGTGGCCTGTCCCCGGCGGGGGTCTGTCGGGTCGGGCCCCCCACCCAGCCTGACGGTACCTGGGACGCAGCGGGGCCACGGAGCCGCTCCATGCTATctgcggggcagcgctgctatTCTGGGCCCGCGGCTGGCGTGGCCCTGGCAGATAGAGTGTCAGTGAGCAATGTCAGCCATGCCCCCGCCGCCagcggggggggagggaggacaCAGCCGACACCACCGAGCAGCGTCCGCAGCCCCGGGCTGAAGTAGGTGGTCGCGGCCGCGGGGACAACGCTGGCCCTGGGGACCCGAGGGAGGGGGCGATGGAGGCATGGCTGGGAGCAGAGAGCGGAGGGACACCCCGCTCCGTGCAGCCCCGTCCTCCAGGAGCGGTGCTCCGCGCCGTCGGGACGCGGTCCTGCCTGCCCGGTGCTGCCCCGCCCCGTCGCGGGTGGGGGGCACAGCGTGCCCCTCTTCACGGGGATGCTGGAGAACGGCTGGGTCCAGCCACGGGCTGAGAGGATGCGGACCCTTTGTCCTCGACGCCGCCCAGccctgcccgtccctgcctggggtcctgctgcagctcacTGTCCGCGGCCACGCTGGTCCCACGGTGGGGCAGCCCGACCTGGGGGGTAACCTCCTTCCTTGCCGCGGAGCCACCCCCTCCTCTCGCCCTCTGCCCGCTCCCCGGCTCCATTTTCTGTTTCGGGGAGGCTGTCGGGCTGGCCCGGGGCAGCTGTGGACGAGCTACAGGGTTGGTGGCTACAGGACCAAAGGGACAGGGCTCTATCTGGCTGCAGGGGGCAGCTGGATATTGGCCCATGGCGGGGTAAAAGAGTTCCCTGGTGCTGCCTCAcagcagggaggaagaggagggacggGGCCGAGGCCTCGGTGCTGGCTGACAGGATGGCCCAAATCCTGCAGTGGTGCAGGGCCCCATGGGGCCAGGCCCTtacagctgtgctgtgcagagcagcctggctccagcctggccctcgtgggtgctggcagcagggaagagagcaGGCATCTCCACTTTCGGAGGCTATTTTCAGGTGCTGGAGAGAAGCCGAGGAGAGATGAGATTGTCACCAAGGAGACCAGAGAAAcagggcccagcactgggaAACGGTGGGCtgtgaggagaggggagggaagggcttTCTATCAGACCCAGGGCCCACACATGAGGCTCAGCACCTTCTCTGGGCCCCAAGAACCTGCCCAAGCACCCAGCATCCAACCaccaggctgtggggcagaacCCTGAACTGGCAaaggccagctctgggcacccAACTCTTCCTACCTCTCCTGTAAGGCTGGAGTGCATTGTTCCCCTTGGTTAATGATGCATGGGATAGTCCACAAGACATAAGGAAGACCCCAGACCAAAGCAATTATACTGTAAGCTGCTCCTCCATGCAGGGGGGTATGTTTACCTGCCATAGGGCAGCAAGGATTACCCCCAGAAGGACAGGGAAAAGCGGGGTGGTAGCACAAACCCTCCCTGTACCAGAGCCCAGTGAAGCACGAAAGAGGTGCACTTCCCACCAGACACAAAGAGGTCAGGGAAAGGAAGGCAGATGAGAACCAGGAGAGCAGTTGAGTATTTACTAGAAATCCTTGAGAAACAAAGTAGAGAGCAGACCGAGGAGAAGAGCACCAGCCTGCAGTCCGTGCACACATGCTGCAGGGCACACCAGAGAGCCAATGGCCTTGAGAAGGATGCTCCCCCCCCAGCAGCCCTACTGCCCCCACAACAAACTGGACCCACACTGGTACCCATGGTCTGTCCTGAGCTGCGATGTGCAAGCCTGAGGTCTCCCACAGGGCCTGGTGCTGGGGAAAGGCAAGATGTTAGCACAGACATTCAGAAAGGATAAAACTGGGCAGTTTTACTCCCTCCCAGGAGTGGGGTAGTGGCTGGGGACTTTTCTCCAGgggccaggctgcagcagggcaaGAGCAGACTCAGCTGCCAGTGACTCAGGACACAGATACAGGTGAGCAAGGACTCAGCCCATGCTAACTGGGGACAAGAAGGGCAGGCTCAGCCAGCTCCCATGCAGCAAAGAAACCACCATCTCAGGCTTTAAGAACAGTCTAGGAAAAAAGGCCAGATAACCCGCACTTCCTCTTGTTTTTCCACTTGTTTTAGAAACTGAAGTCACTCAGGTCTTCTCTTTGCCCAGGAAAACATCCCTCTCTACAACCAGCCCCACAAGCAAGTGTGCAGTGTGAGGAGCTCCCACAGCCTTGCTCTACAGAGCTAGCTCCTGTCTCTTCCTTTGAGGTAGGTCGATGTGTCCCCAGGGAGGGACGGTGGCTGCTTGGTCACATCACCAGGGTGGTGTCAGAGAGGCAGCCAGCAGGTCTCTGGTCGGCTCCACCAGTGCACTTGTTGAGAGGTAAGCTCTGAGTAGGGCTGGGCTCCAGGCATCTCGTGAGATCCTCACCAGCTGAAGAGAGGCATGTGCTACAGAAAAAAGGAGACCCTGAGCTTCTTAGGGACAATGAGAAAGGACCAAAAGGACCACGGTGCAATAATCATCTGCTAAATCATGACACATGGAGATAGGGCTGCCAGGCTCATCTACTGCATCTCCCATCCCAGGCAGCACTACTCACCCCAGCTGGTATCCCAATATCAGTGTGACTTAAATCTCCCCGTCTGTGTGTAAACCCAACTCCACCCTGGCCTCAGCACAGGATCAGAGATGTCCCTTCCCCTTAGCACCAGAGACCAGGGATGTGCCTCCCCTTCACTTTGGCTCACCTAAACAAACTCCAGTCCTCCACCtctgcaggaagctgtcagCAGCCCAGCTTTGCTCGGGGAAGCTGGGAGCTTCAACAGACCTGGAGGCCTCACTGTTTCCCCAGTCAGTGCTGCAGCTGAGAGCCTCTGCTCACTGTTAACCACATCAGTGCCCACAGAAGTGATACAGGTTCCAATGCGGGGAATATCTTGTCAGCATGTTCTGATCATGACAGCTCCAAACATCACCTGATCTGGCTGTTCGGAGCTTCATTCCCATCCAAGCTGGGTGTACAGTGCCAAGGAGACATGCCCAGTTGCACAGACATCATGCCAGCCCCATCTGTTAGCTCTCCAGAGAGCAGAGGCTTCAGAGCCTGCAAACCAACCTGCTCCTCTCCCCTTAAATAAAACTGTGTTTCTGGGCCACCAGTTCTCTACCAGGACACCAGTCCTAAAGCCACGCTATGAACACCATGAACATCACAGCCAGCGCAAACTCACCCCAGTCTGCCCAGTTCCAGTTTGCTGAAGCTGTTCGATTGAACACTACTCTTCTGGAGAAAGAATGACTTTGGCAATGACCACTGTGGGAGGAGAGAAAGACAAGAGAAAGGCTATTTAAGTCATGGCAAAAATCCCTCAAGCCTGCTGTGCTTTGCCATAGACTGCCCTAGAGATCTTCAGCTAGAGCTGCCTCACTGCTGCGCATTGTCACTGCCACCAGACTGTTCCCAGAATAGCAAACAGAGCAATCTTTGCTCTCTGCCTAATGAATCCCTCTGCTGAAAGTGGGAGTAGAGCATCTCGAGGTCAAAACAGTAGGTTTCTTTCAGAGGATCATTCTATTGTAAGGCACGGGAGTGACAGAAAGAGATGACTCCCTTGTAGAGGGGAACAATGGGCAGGACAAGTGCAAATATGTAGGGCTGTGCCCAGTACACCCAAGGATATTCAGATGCAAAATACTTGCAGATCTGATATACTGTTCATGATTTCATGTTTGTGGGAAATAGGGCGGCATGGGTTATTCCAGACTCCTGGAGGCCTTggcaaagagggaagaaggcaaACAGGTAAGACAggagtcagaggaaggagaCCAAGCAGGCTCTCTACCCAGCTCTGTGCAGGTAAACAACCATCTCTGCCTACCTTACCCACAGTTATACGCACCATCTGGGCCAAATCTGTCCCTGCCCCAGTGTGGTACCCTTTGACACACCAGTTCTTCAGTAGCTCCAGACCTGGGAAGTGACAGAAAACAAGAAGTGAGAATGAACAGTCAGGTTTACAGAGAGTTAAGCCTTCCCAGTTCAGGGCATGCAAATATGCTGCACTGACCACACAGAACATGCTATGCAATAACTACTTGAACACGTGCTTGAGCGCCAGTAAACACGGGGTAAATCAAGGGCGTTCACCCTTTGTACGAGCAAACATCAGTGCGTGGGCTGCTGCAGTGCTTGCCTTCCTCCCAGGGAGCCAAGACATTCCTTGCAGCAGGCTAAGTGAAACAGGGAAACTGGGGCAACACAGGATTTGCCAAATTAGACCGGATTGGCTGTCCCCCTGAGCCCGGTGCCTGCCAACAGCAGCACCTGATTTAGGCTGCACAGGTGAAAGTTCCCACAGTGCAAATGTAGAGCGGCTTTGCTGTCATCAACCCCTTTCCCAGAGGAGGGCAGCTCAGGTAACCTCCTCCTTGCACAGCACCGATCAGGTGCAGCATCCCAGTGCGtcatctcctccctcctcaTCCAGAGCTCAACATGAGCTGAGACTTCATCCCTGAGGGAGTGCAAGACTGGCACAGGCCAATCTCATCGCTGGTGTGACTGGAAGGGACCATTCCTCTCACCACACACAAGACGTGGTGCTCCAGAGTATGGCAAGGTCATCTTGAAGCAGAGCCATGTGTTCAActgcactgaacaggctccacTTCCTCCAGCTTAATCCTCCAGCTAGCTTCCTGCTAGCTGTCCCCACTACAGCCAAGCACCCTGCTCTTGGCCAACCCAGAAATACTGAGAAATCCAGGACTACTCCCATCCTGTTTTCTTATTTAAGAGCCTTAGGATCATAGCAGAAGACTAGGGTGGCTTGAGAATTAAGAACCAGAAGAGCAATGGCTAGGAACTTGATGCTGTCCAGCTGAGATTATAGGATACCAGGAGAAATCCTTGCTGTCCAAGGCCTGTTCCTTGGTGATCTTTCTGCAAGTCCCAGAAccttgtaaaaaaaacccctacacattgggggctgaggggagcagggcagcTTGGATGCCTTGTCCTGGGTCTGTGCACCAGCCTGGGCTTTGCATCTTGCTGGCTAGGGAAAGAGGAGTGCTGCATGGAACACAGGGGAACAGGAAGGGGACAGGGGGAGGATGGGTTCCAATCAGAGCTAAAGAGCAAGGATAGGATAGAGCAAATCTACTCGCTTGGCTTCTTTGGGGAAGCTGGAGCACTGAATCAGGACCCTTGCCTGAGCGGCAAAGTTCAGGGCAGCACTTCAGTGAGAACGATGACAGAATCTTTCTTCCAGTTGATGGGAGATCATCCAACAAAGATACTAGCAAGGCAAAGGATGACACATGCTGACAGCACAGCCAGAGAAGGCTATGATGTTACCATCTCTCTGTGAAAGATTGTTACTGACCCCTTTGATATTTGTTTTAACACCAGTGAAAAGTGACAagagcatttttcttctttctctccttgATAGCCAGGTGAGGAGTACACGTACAGTCACTGCAGTGGagggccagctcctccagaaaCCTCTCCATCTAGATCAGATATTGGATGGAAAGCCCTGAGCcagtctttttattttctctaaccCCTCATGCTAGACTTCATTGACTCTCTCTCCCAAACAGCTTCCACTGCTGCCCTGATAGAGACAATCTGGGTGAGAAGGAATTGGTCCAGTGCAGCTATGCATTGTTAAAgggtaatttttttattaaaatacagagTTGTGTCCTGAAAGGATGGAAATGTTAGCTAGATTTCTAGTGTTTAGGAAAAATTTCCATCTGTACGCTGTTTTTCTTCAATTAGAAAGCTGCAGGAGACCAGGGAATAGGCCCAATTTTTCCTTCACAGATCACCTGTCAGGAGCAAAGCCCAGCAATTCCTGCTGTTTCTCCCTCAAAAGAGAGCAGAGGAACACAGTAAGAAACCAGAGCTACAGGCTGAAGACAAAATCTCAGTCTGCTTCATGCCCAGGGCACCTAGAAGTGCTGGTGCTGTGTGTACCACAACAGTCATCAGCTCTCATGAAATTAGAATAAGCTTTTTGTGATATTTGAAGCAGTCTAGGAAGGTAACACATTTCCTAGGGGTTAGTATGCAGGCAGGCAGCTCCCCCTCAACATGCATAGCTCAGAAGTCTCCCACGATTGCTGGCAGGCAGCCTGCCTGAGtcaggtggctgtgccaggcttTAGGAGGGCAGTTACCTTTGTGTCTATTCAAGTAGTATTTGAGCTCCCACTGGGTCACCAGGATGTTAAAGTAACGAGGCTGCTCGAAGAAGCGCAGGTACCGCATAGAGATGTGGCTGGGGAACACCCGCTCGAACTGCCCACGTCGGGAATACTCATCCTCTGTCTCCACCAGGATGCGAACATCATCTGGAGTCAGGATGTCCAagacagaagaataaaaatccTGCAGACAAGAGCAACCCGAGGTCAGGGAGAAGCATCTCTCAGGCAGAGGTCTCCATGTGTCTGAGATCTTTGGGATACAGGCCACATGGAAACTGAAGGAATCTAGGTTCAATGGTGACACCAACACTGCACAGAACTGAAGAGAACCCCAATTCTGCAGCCCAGCCTCTCTTAAACACACTGCCAGGAAGCACACAAGGCCAATGGCTCTAGTGACCTGCACGGGGTCAGCTGGCAAAGGCTGTTAAGAGCTGCACAGATACATAAGGAGGAACAGGCAGTGCTCAGACTCTGGGGACTGGTGAGTAATGTGCCCCTTTAGCACACACCTATTTTAATGTACAGATGAGTCAGTGAGACAGTGGCTTAAGCAAGCTCAGTTTATTTCCGACCAACTGTCTTGTAACCCACTGGAGCCCAAGTGCACCC
Encoded here:
- the PRKAG3 gene encoding 5'-AMP-activated protein kinase subunit gamma-3 is translated as MERLRGPAASQVALLDAAACPEEEGLPKAVCPKEEEEEEEEYRRPVTFTLGNEILGLGPASEFQNPDADIYMHFLMSHCCYDAIPTSCKLVIFDISLEIKKAFVALVANGVRAAPLWDSKMQSFVGMLTITDFINILHRYYRSPLVQIYELEEHKIETWREVYLQGSFKPLVYISPTDSLFDAVYSLIKHKIHRLPVIEPVSGNVLHILTHKRILKFLHIFGSTIPKPRFLKKTVQELCIGTFRDLAVVPETAPIYTALEIFVDRRVSALPVINDAGQVVGLYSRFDVIHLAAQKTYDNLDISVREALQQRSICLEGVLTCYPHEPMEDIIDRIAKEQVHRLVLVDENRYPRGIISLSDILQAIVLTPAGIDRSSL